The Camelina sativa cultivar DH55 chromosome 14, Cs, whole genome shotgun sequence genome includes a window with the following:
- the LOC104742035 gene encoding acyl-acyl carrier protein thioesterase ATL3, chloroplastic-like: MYQAISTATPAMPVIFPSSWTRPVILPLRSVKTFKPLACLKLKGEKRMSGFHETEHKVRDYELDQFGVVNNAVYANYCQHGRHEFLESIGINCDEVSRSGQALAISELSIKFRAPLRSGFRFVVKTRISGVSVARIYFEQFILKLPDQELILEAHGTGVWLDNNYRPARVPSYIRSNFVHFQRQEVAVHS; encoded by the exons ATGTATCAAGCTATCAGCACGGCGACTCCAGCAATGCCTGTAATATTTCCTTCTTCATGGACGCGACCTGTAATCCTCCCTCTCCGGAGTGTAAAGACCTTCAAGCCTCTCGCATGCCTCAaattaaaaggagaaaaaag AATGAGTGGGTTCCACGAAACTGAACATAAAGTTCGTGATTATGAATTGGATCAGTTTGGTGTGGTGAACAATGCCGTTTATGCCAACTACTGCCAACACG GTCGACACGAGTTCTTGGAGAGTATCGGCATCAACTGCGATGAAGTATCCCGTTCTGGTCAAGCCTTGGCAATTTCTGAGTTGTCAATCAAATTCCGTGCACCTTTACGA AGTGGATTCAGATTTGTGGTGAAAACTAGGATATCAGGAGTATCTGTGGCGCGTATCTACTTTGAGCAATTTATCTTAAAACTGCCTGATCAAGAG CTTATTTTGGAAGCGCACGGAACGGGTGTGTGGCTCGACAACAACTACCGTCCTGCCCGAGTCCCATCTTATATACGCTCTAATTTCGTTCATTTCCAACGCCAAGAAGTCGCTGTTCACTCCTAA